Genomic DNA from Sporosarcina sp. ANT_H38:
TCAATTGGCAGGTTATTACAGGAGAAAAACAAGGTTACTCAATATTCTTTAAAAAATGTTGTTGTTGCTAAAACGAAATGCCCTACGCCGTATCGATAGTTAATCGATGCAGCGTAGGGCATTTCTCTGTTAGTTCAAGATGTCATTGTAAATTAAACCATCGTCGTCAAGCTTAATGATTTTCAGACGATTATCATTTTTTACGAAAATGCTCTTAAATGCTTTTATGCCATTGTCATTTTCAAAAAGAATAATGCGATTACCACGATTGTCCGTTTCAATAATCGCTTTATGGGTATCTAAGTTGATTTTTTCCGAGAGGATAGCATACTCAGGTAGGTCGGTTAACCCTTCATTTTGCTCTGTCTCGATTTTGTTTTCTTCTTTAACTGGTTCTGAAATTTCTTCAGTGCTAGTTGAATCCGTTTCAGGTTTTTCAGATGACACCGTTTTATCATCCGAACAGCCTGCAAGTAGCAGGATGCCAAGAAAAGTGATTAGTAATTTTTTCATAATAAAAGAACTCCTTAATACACCGTTCGATTTCCAC
This window encodes:
- a CDS encoding membrane lipoprotein lipid attachment site-containing protein: MKKLLITFLGILLLAGCSDDKTVSSEKPETDSTSTEEISEPVKEENKIETEQNEGLTDLPEYAILSEKINLDTHKAIIETDNRGNRIILFENDNGIKAFKSIFVKNDNRLKIIKLDDDGLIYNDILN